ATGAACACCTCCCGGTTGGGTTCGATGTTCAGCAGGATGACGCGAAAACTATTCGATTGTCAGAGAGCGTTGTCCACGATGTCGTGGCTCATTATTTTGTCTACGATGTCTTGGCCTTCAACACTTAGGATATTGGTCGCGGATGATCATGAAATGGTGCGAAAAGGACTGGTGAAGGTTCTTGCGGAGACCATCCAGCCGATCAAGGTCGATGAGGCGAGAACCGGGCAGGAAACAGTGAACATGGCTTCGAAGGGTGAATATGACCTCGTCGTGCTGGACCTCAAGATGCCCGGGAAGAGCGGTCTGGACGTATTGAAGGAGATCAAGGAGCACAGGCCCAAGATGCCCGTCCTGATCCTCAGCATGCACCCGGAGGAACAGTTTGCGGTGCGGGCCCTGCGCGCGGGCGCCTCCGGATACCTCACGAAGGAATGCGAGAGCGACGAGCTGATCCTTGCGGTACGGAAAGCGCTGAAGGGCGAGAGATACATCAGTGGTTCGCTCGCCCAGATCCTTGCGGAAGATTTCGATAGCGATTCGGGAAAACCACTCCACAAGATTCTATCGGATCGCGAATACCAGGTGATGACCATGATCGCCTCCGGGAAAACCGTCGGTGCGATCGCCAAGGAGTTGCTCCTGAGCGTGAAGACGATCAGCAGCTATCGGACCAACATCCTGCGGAAGACGAGGATGGAGAACAACGCGGAGATAACCCATTACGCCATAAAGAACAAATTGGTGGAATGATCCCGCCCCTCCCCCCCCTCCAGCAATAGGACAAAAACCGGTACAAAAATCAGACAAACAGCGGAGCGGTTTTCAGACAGACGCCTGTTTCGCCCCGGATGCATTTCGGGAGACGCTATTCCCTGGATGGATTCCCGAGTCGATGGGGAAGGGCACTGGCGATCTGTTCTTCCGGGACAATAGAGGATGATGTATGGCGTGTCGATTTTCGCGTTCCGCTCTCCCTTCCGCACCTGTCGATCTGGTGGCGGCAGCCATTGGCGGTTGCCAGGTGATTCTGGCATGGACCGAATTCGGGGACGGGGCCGACGGACTCGGGTTCCGCATCGAGCGGGCAGATTGTCATGGCCCTCGCAGGAAATTCGTGGAGATCGGCCAGGTGGGGCCGCATGTCGCGGCCTTCCTCGACCGGTCCGTCGATCCTCTCATGTCCTATCAATACCGGGTGCATGCGTGGAACGCTTCCGGCGACTCGTCGCCCTCCAACGTGGTGGAGGTGACGACGCCGCGTCCCGGGGAGGAATCGCCAACCGATCAGGAATGATCCGCGCTCGAATCCCGCGGCTCCTCTCCCTCTGCAGAAAATGCTTTAAACCATCGGACAAACACCGATCCGGGAATCGGACAAACAGCGGTTCGCGTTTCGGACAAATGCTGATATCCAGGGGCGTCGGGAAGGATCAGCATGTAGTTATTCTTGGGAATGTATGGAATCGGCGATGATGAACGTCACCGGTTCACGACGGGAGGTGATGGAAAATGCTGTGGACCATAGCCGTCGTATTGATAATCCTCTGGGCGCTGGGTTTGGTCTCCTCGTACACGATGGGCGGATTCATTCACGTCCTCCTGGTGATCGCGATCGTGGTGGTACTGATCCAAGTCATTCAGGGACGGAAGGTCCTGTAGCAGCCCTGGAATGCTTCTCCGCGAGAGGATCATGGCAAGGGAGGAGACAAGATGAGCGGAAACAAGATCCTGGCCATCGTGCTGATCGTGGCCGGCATCCTGGGAGTGATGTACGGCAAGTTCAGCTATACCAAGGAGACCCACCAAGCCAAGCTGGGCCCGATCGAGATGTCGGTCAAGGAAAAGCAGACGGTCAATGTCCCTGTCTGGGCAGGCGTAGCGGCGATCGCGGCCGGCGCCGGGCTGCTCCTTGTACGCACGAAGCGGTAGGGAGATGAAGATGAAAAGAATATTGCCTGCCGTACTGCTCGGGATGTTCCTGTACGCGGGGTGCATGGTGGGGCCCGGACACCGGGGATCCGGCATGGTCGTGGTGCCCGCTCTTCCGTCGATCGTCGTGCTGGAGGCAGAACCTTACTACTACCAGAGTGGCTATCACTACCACTACCGGAACGAGCGCTGGTACTACTCGAACTCAAGGAGCGGACCCTGGGCGGAACTGCCAAGGGACCGCTATCCGAGGGAGGTCCGTTTCAAGGACAGGGGCCACGATCGGGGCAGGGGTGATGAAAGAGGAAGGGGTGAGAAGCGCGGACACGAAGAGCGCGACCGGTATTAAGGAGCGCCGGCTGCGTCCATCGGGATTCCGGGGATCGGCAACTTGGGAATCAACATTCGAGTTTGAATCGGAGGAAAAAATGAGGAAAACCGCATTTGCACTTTTCATGGTTCTCGCTGTCACGCTGATCGGCATCGCACCTTCGGTCTCTTTGGCGGAGAACCCGTCGAACTACCTGGTGCTCAAGGGAGGGCTCTACTCGCCCAGCGACGATTTCGACCTCGAGGGTCAGCAATTCAACCATGACGACGGGTTCGTCGCGGAGGTCGCGTTCGGGCGTTACTTCATGCCCATGTTCGCCCTGGAGCTGGGAGTCGGATACTTCGAGAGCGAGGCCTCCCCCGCGGTACCGCCCGGCGAAACGAAGTTCAAGGTCGTCCCCGTGACCCTGACCGGGAAGGTTTTCTTTCCGATCGGGCCGGTCGAGCCGTACGGCGAGTTCGGGATCGGCGGCTACATCGCGGACGCCGATGTCTCCGGAACCTCCTCCAACTTCAGCGGTTCCACGGAAAGCGTCTTCGGGCTTCATGCCGGGGCCGGGGTGAACTTCAACATTACGCCGACCATCTTCCTGGGAGCCGAGGGGAGATACCTCTGGGCCAAGCCGTCCTGGGGCGGCACGGACATCAAGCTGGACGGGTTCACCGTGACGGCCAACCTGGGATTCCGGTTCTAGGATCGTTCGTACTCCGGGCAGGGGGGCGGATTCGCCGCCCCCGCCTTAACCTTGGACGAAAGGAGAGGGCATCATGGTAAAGAGACATCGCATACTGGGTTTCCTGCTCTGCATCGCGTTGGTCACCGCCTTCCTGGGGTGCGCATCCACGCCGAAAAAAGCGGGGACCGGCGAGTACATCGACGACTCCGTAATCACGACCAAAGTGAAAGCCGCGATTCTCGATGAACCCACGCTGAAAGTGTTCCAGATCAATGTAGAGACGTTCAAAGGGGAAGTCCAGTTGAGCGGTTTCGTCGATTCGGCCCAGAGTGTCAAGAAGGCGGGAGAGGTCGCCCGCGGCGTCAAGGGTGTCAAATCCGTGAAAAACAGCCTGATCGTGAAATAGCCGGGGACCGGCTCAAAAAGAATCCAGAAAGGACAAGCAGACGATGCCCCCAAGATTGGTGAATCGGCTTACTGCCATTTGTCTCCTTCTGCTTCTGGGGGGATTTTACGGATGCGCCGGGATGGAGTACGCCCCCCGGCGTGACGTCATGTACTATCACAAGGAACTGCCCGCGGCCGATCGTGCGGTCGAGGCCGCAAGGGCTGCCGGCAAGGACAAGGAATGTCCCACGGAGTTCGCCGCCGCGGAGAAGATGAAGAACGACGCATACGATACCTACCTGGCGTGCCGTACCGAAGAGGGGATCCGGATGGCGAACGAGGCGACCGCCATGGCGAACGCCCTCTGCCCGAAGAAGGTCGCGGTTCCTCCACCTCCACCGCCGGCCGCGCCGTCCGTCTCGATTTCGGCGAACCCGGCCACGATCGAGCAGGGCCAGTGCGCGACTATCGCCTGGTCGGCGACCGATGCCTCCAGCGCTTCCATCGATCAGGGGATCGGAAGCATGGATCCGAACGGCTCCCGCCAGGTATGCCCCGCCAGCACCACGGAATATACGGTCACCGCGATGGGCGAGGGCGGCACCCGGACGGCGTCTACGACGGTCACCGTGAATCCGCCGCCTCCACCGGTGAAAAAGGCGCCCAAGGTGATCGACCGCCTTGTCCTACATGTCAATTTCGACTTCGACAAGTCGACCGTCAGGAAAGAGGACGTTGCGGATCTTCGGAAGGCGATCGATTTCGTCAAGAAGTATCCCGGGTATGAGATTTCCATCGAAGGCCATACCGACAGCCGGGGCAGCGACACATACAACCAGGCTCTTTCCGAGAGGAGAGCGGCAGCCGTAAAAAATTACCTCCTGAAGCACGGCATGATCGATACCCAGAAGGATAATATCGTGACAAAGGGGCACGGGGAATCCGACCCCATCGCGGATAACAAGACGGAGAAAGGCAGGTTCGAAAACAGGAGGGTTGAGATTCTGATCCTCGAGAAATGAAAGGAGATTATACCAAATGAAAAAGTTCTTTCTCGTAGCAGCATGCCTTGTCTTTGCGTTGACTTTCTCGGCTCCCGCCAACTCTGCCACCTTGGGGCTCGAGTACCTGGTTGGCACGGTGGCACCTGCTAGCCCCTCTAACCCGAGCGATGAGTTCGTTTATACCACGAACTTGATCGACTTCTGGAACGGTGGTGCGGACCCGAGCGACTTCGATCCCGGCCCTCCCGCAACAGGTTACCTTTATGACGTTACCATAGCAGGTGCGGGAGGCTCTGTTACCGGACCACTCCCGGCCGCAGAGGAAGCCGGGGTGCAGTACGCGTCACTTTCTGGGGGAGTGGATCTCACCGGGTACACGTACGTTTTTGCAAAGTTCGGAAATGATGGTGCGCTTTACTTCCTGGACGGCAGCGTTACTTCGCTCACCGGCTTTGACCCTGCTTGGGGCCCCTTTTCCGAGCAAGGAGGAGGCCTGTCCCACGTTACGCTGTTCGGCCCCGGCACCATTCGTGTCCCCGAGGCCGGGGCGCTGCTCCTGTTCGGGAGCGGACTGATCGGACTCGTCGGCTACCGGAGGAAACGGCGAATGCAGTAAGTTCGATGTCAGATTTTGCGGAACAGAAAGGGGCCCGATCGGGCCCCTTTCTGTTATTTCCATATACGCGCCGGCCCCATGCCTTGGAAAAAGAGAGGGAAGGAGCACCCGTCAGCGAAGTTCGGGAACGGGGTCGTATCCCGGAATCGGTAACGGAATCGGCAACGGTTCCTTGACGATCTGTGGTACCGGCAACAACGCGCGGCGCCCCTCGGAGTTTATTTCCAGACGGACGGTGAATGCCGGGACGAATTCCCGGGTCCCGGTCACATCCCGCCGCCAGTTGGTCTCGGGGACCAGTTCCAGGAAGAGCCACGGCCTGTAGATGTTTCTGCGATACCTGACGGTGGCCCTGTAATTGTTCACGCCCATGTCGAATCTGTCCGCGACCGCACTGGGGCGCGTGGACCCGGTTGCGCCGACGGCAACGGCGATCGCGTTGCGGGATGACAGGATCCGGGAGAGGGAAACCTCCGACCCCCACCGGAAACCCGATCTGTATTTGTAGATGGTCGCTGAATTCGACCATAGAAACAGATAGTTGTAGGAAAACGGGTGCCCGAAATCCAGTTGGGGCGTGATTCCGAATCCGATATGGTCCTGCCAGAACGGAGTTACCGAAGGGGTGAAGAAGGTGTTGTCCGCGAGGAGGAGGCGCGACAGGAACCGTGCCCTGAAGAAGGTCTCGGGGAGCCACACAAAGCGTGATCCCGCGGCCAGGAAGACGTATCCCGTGTTCGTTTTGTGGACGTAGTAGCGGAGTTCCGTGTTCGCTGCCCGCAAGGTATTCGTCCGCGTGGGCGTGTTCGAGACCGGGGTCCCGGGGTCGGTCGGAACAGGGGCGACCGCGTCCTCACTGGTATCCTTCATGATCACCAACTTGAGCTTCTTTTCGAACTTTGGCAGGCGCACGTGCGCGCGGAGGGAATTCCGGTATGTAATTCCTTCCCCCTTTTCCACCCGTAGTTCGTTGGTCCACTTCAGCGTGATATCCGCCTTTTTCTCATCGCGCACGGCCCTGCCGCCGAAGAGATCGTCGAACCACGTGACCACCCGGTTGCTCGTCCGATCGAAAAAGGCGTGCGATCTGTCGATGTAGCCCTCGTCGGCGGAGATGGCCTCCATTGCCGGAGTGCCGTTCTCCGGAACGGGGGGTTGCCCGGTGGGGATCTCCTCGCCGAAGGCGGAAGCCCCATGAAAGGCGAGGACGAGAAGGATCAACCCCGAAAAAAAACGCACGGCCACCATCCCCTTGAAGTAACCTATCTATATAGATCATATCAAGATTTATTTCTGACGATTGTCGTGGATCCGTACCCCGGATCGTCGTAGGCTGGTCGATACATCCTACGTCGACACGGGAGCCGGTTCCGGATGCTCTGCCGATTTCCGTACCGGGGGGAGTCCGTGGAGTCGCATCGATGACAAAATCCGATCCGTACAGCCTCGACGGGCTTATCCTCCGGTTCCGGGAGACGATGGGCGGTCATGTCGGGATCGATGAACCCGAGCCCCTGGCTGGCGCCGCGCGAGGGCAGAGGGAGAACACTCCCCTTCAGTTCGATGTCGAGATCCGGATCGATGACCTGGGGCGCTTCCTTCGTGTCGCCGGCCACGCGGCGGAACTTTCGGGCAATGTGATATTCGAGCCGCTGGGGGGCCGCCTTCCCATCCGGGAAGGTGCATTCAACCTCTTCTCGGTGGACCCCGGGACCGGAATCCGCCGGATGACCTACGCGTTCCGATTCACGGCGGCGGACGGCCGATTGTATTTCCTTCATGGATACAAGGAGATCCACGACGATCCGGGCGCGCTCGACGTGGTTCCGGACATGATCACGCTCTTCACCACCCTCTACCGCGGCCCGGACGAGCAGGCCCCCGTATACGCATCGGGGGTGCTGACGTTCGACCTGAAGAAAACACCGGCCCTGCTGGCTTCCATGAAGGTGGAAGGCACGAACTCCCTGCTGCAGAAGATGGCGGCGTACACCGCCTTCGCATCGTTCGCGTACGGCGCCCTCAGGGACGAGTACCTGCAGGGGGTTCGCCTTCTCTACGACACCCGGTACGAGAACCTCGTCCTGTCCGGTCGGATGCGGCGTGCGGACGGCGCCGAGGTGCCGTTTTTCCTCGGGTCCGGCGTTCACGAACGCGGTTTTCCCTGGGGGGACGGCGAACTCTTTTCCGACGTTCTGCTGGTCGTCGGCGACGGGAAAGGGGGCTTCCAACGGTTCTGCATGACCGATCGCACGCTGGAAGATCTCGTTCTGGACATCTCCGGCGGCGTATACCGCTACCACGGAACGCTCCACGCCATCATCGACGGATATTCCGCCTCTTTCTCCCAGCTGCGGTCGGGCTCGCCGCGACTCGTCCCGATCCGTGCGAGCATCGATATCGCCTTCGAGGCCCGGTCCTACGATGGCGTGGCAGTATCCTTCCCTCGCGTACCGAAGCTCATCCGGAAGCTATCCTCGGCCATGGCCAAGGAGCTTCGCGCGCATCTTCCCGGAACGAATCCCCTGGGCGTCTTCATCACCCCCCACGCCGTTGCGGTTCGCACAGGGAGCATGACGTTCGGGGATGCCGGTGCCGCCGTGGGCGGTCCCGGCGGAAACTTCACGATCCTTGAACGGCGCACCTTCGGAGAGGCCGAGCGCGGCACGTTCCGGAACGTGAAGTGGCCGACCTTGCTCTACGGGTACCTGTGCGCCATCCGCCCCGAAGAACGGGCCTCCAGGGTGCAGATCCACTCACGGACACTTCGGCATGAACGCGAGCACTGGGTCCGTGACCAGCTGGACGCCTTCCTGGGAACCGTCATCTCCAGGGCGTGTTCCTGCGAGATGCGGATGGAACGGGATGAACTCCGGGTCATTCTCCTCACCGCGCCCGCGGCCAGCGCGGAACGTATCCCGCTCTTCGTGAAGATCGGAGAACCGGTTCTTGAGGTGAACAACGACCACTTTCCCACGGCGATCTTCCAGCGCCGGGTCGTGGAGGTCCTCGACCCCTCGGGGCAACGCTGCCTCGCGCTCGAGGACGACATGTCGGTGCTTCGCCTCGAACCGGTCGGCACCGTGCGGAAGGCAACGGTGGCCAGCATCCGGGATGCGGACAAATTCGCCGCGTTGGACCGGGTCCTGGGGGACACGGGCTTCGACGCGATTCTGGAGGCCAAGCGGAAGGACTCCGGGAAGGCCCGGCAGGACTTCTCCATCGTCATCAAGCCGAACTTCATGTTCGCCTATGACAAGCGGGATCGCTCGACCTACACCGATCCCGAGTTGGTCCATCACCTTGTGAAAAGGCTGCGGGAGATGGGGTTCGGGAACCTGAACGTCGTCGAGGCGCAGTCGACGTACGGTGAATACTTCGACAGGCGGAGCGTCCGTGAGATGGCCGAGTATCTGGGCTACGACCGGAAGGCCGGGTACGAGGTCGTGGACATGACATTGGACGCCGACGTGATCCAACACCTCGGGCCACACCTCGGGAATCACCCCGTATCGCGCAGTTGGCGCGAGGCGGACTTCCGAATCTCGTTCGCCAAGAACAAGACCCATGCCTACGCGTACTACACGCTTACACTGAAGAACATTTACGGCGCACTGCCGCTCGCGGACAAGTTCAGGGAATACCACTGCGGCAGGGGAATCTACGAAACGACGATCGAGTACCTGAAGGCGTTCCCCGTGGAGTACGGTCTCGTGGACGCCTGGCGGAGCGCTGACGGCCCGTTCGGGATATTCGCCGATCCTGCACCGAACGAAACAAACACCATCATCGGCGGTACCGATCTGGTGGCCGTGGACTGGATCGGGGCGAGCAAGATGGGCATCGACCCGATGATCAGCCCGTACATGAAGCTCGCGGTGGAAGCCTTCGGAAAGCCGGAGATCCTTCTCGTTGGAGATCCGAGCCCTTATCGCCCCTGGCTGAACGTACCGGTTGCCCTGACCCTGTTCACGAACAAAGGGGTCGACGCGAACCACTACTTCGGGAACCTCATGTACTCGGCCGCCGCCCAGATGGACGAGGCGCACTTCCGGCACAAGAACCGTGCGTTGTACATGCGGCTGCTTC
The window above is part of the bacterium genome. Proteins encoded here:
- a CDS encoding response regulator transcription factor — encoded protein: MSWPSTLRILVADDHEMVRKGLVKVLAETIQPIKVDEARTGQETVNMASKGEYDLVVLDLKMPGKSGLDVLKEIKEHRPKMPVLILSMHPEEQFAVRALRAGASGYLTKECESDELILAVRKALKGERYISGSLAQILAEDFDSDSGKPLHKILSDREYQVMTMIASGKTVGAIAKELLLSVKTISSYRTNILRKTRMENNAEITHYAIKNKLVE
- a CDS encoding fibronectin type III domain-containing protein gives rise to the protein MILAWTEFGDGADGLGFRIERADCHGPRRKFVEIGQVGPHVAAFLDRSVDPLMSYQYRVHAWNASGDSSPSNVVEVTTPRPGEESPTDQE
- a CDS encoding lmo0937 family membrane protein, which gives rise to MLWTIAVVLIILWALGLVSSYTMGGFIHVLLVIAIVVVLIQVIQGRKVL
- a CDS encoding LPXTG cell wall anchor domain-containing protein codes for the protein MSGNKILAIVLIVAGILGVMYGKFSYTKETHQAKLGPIEMSVKEKQTVNVPVWAGVAAIAAGAGLLLVRTKR
- a CDS encoding porin family protein, producing the protein MRKTAFALFMVLAVTLIGIAPSVSLAENPSNYLVLKGGLYSPSDDFDLEGQQFNHDDGFVAEVAFGRYFMPMFALELGVGYFESEASPAVPPGETKFKVVPVTLTGKVFFPIGPVEPYGEFGIGGYIADADVSGTSSNFSGSTESVFGLHAGAGVNFNITPTIFLGAEGRYLWAKPSWGGTDIKLDGFTVTANLGFRF
- a CDS encoding BON domain-containing protein, with product MVKRHRILGFLLCIALVTAFLGCASTPKKAGTGEYIDDSVITTKVKAAILDEPTLKVFQINVETFKGEVQLSGFVDSAQSVKKAGEVARGVKGVKSVKNSLIVK
- a CDS encoding OmpA family protein, which produces MDPNGSRQVCPASTTEYTVTAMGEGGTRTASTTVTVNPPPPPVKKAPKVIDRLVLHVNFDFDKSTVRKEDVADLRKAIDFVKKYPGYEISIEGHTDSRGSDTYNQALSERRAAAVKNYLLKHGMIDTQKDNIVTKGHGESDPIADNKTEKGRFENRRVEILILEK
- a CDS encoding PEP-CTERM sorting domain-containing protein is translated as MKKFFLVAACLVFALTFSAPANSATLGLEYLVGTVAPASPSNPSDEFVYTTNLIDFWNGGADPSDFDPGPPATGYLYDVTIAGAGGSVTGPLPAAEEAGVQYASLSGGVDLTGYTYVFAKFGNDGALYFLDGSVTSLTGFDPAWGPFSEQGGGLSHVTLFGPGTIRVPEAGALLLFGSGLIGLVGYRRKRRMQ
- a CDS encoding DUF362 domain-containing protein, with the protein product MTKSDPYSLDGLILRFRETMGGHVGIDEPEPLAGAARGQRENTPLQFDVEIRIDDLGRFLRVAGHAAELSGNVIFEPLGGRLPIREGAFNLFSVDPGTGIRRMTYAFRFTAADGRLYFLHGYKEIHDDPGALDVVPDMITLFTTLYRGPDEQAPVYASGVLTFDLKKTPALLASMKVEGTNSLLQKMAAYTAFASFAYGALRDEYLQGVRLLYDTRYENLVLSGRMRRADGAEVPFFLGSGVHERGFPWGDGELFSDVLLVVGDGKGGFQRFCMTDRTLEDLVLDISGGVYRYHGTLHAIIDGYSASFSQLRSGSPRLVPIRASIDIAFEARSYDGVAVSFPRVPKLIRKLSSAMAKELRAHLPGTNPLGVFITPHAVAVRTGSMTFGDAGAAVGGPGGNFTILERRTFGEAERGTFRNVKWPTLLYGYLCAIRPEERASRVQIHSRTLRHEREHWVRDQLDAFLGTVISRACSCEMRMERDELRVILLTAPAASAERIPLFVKIGEPVLEVNNDHFPTAIFQRRVVEVLDPSGQRCLALEDDMSVLRLEPVGTVRKATVASIRDADKFAALDRVLGDTGFDAILEAKRKDSGKARQDFSIVIKPNFMFAYDKRDRSTYTDPELVHHLVKRLREMGFGNLNVVEAQSTYGEYFDRRSVREMAEYLGYDRKAGYEVVDMTLDADVIQHLGPHLGNHPVSRSWREADFRISFAKNKTHAYAYYTLTLKNIYGALPLADKFREYHCGRGIYETTIEYLKAFPVEYGLVDAWRSADGPFGIFADPAPNETNTIIGGTDLVAVDWIGASKMGIDPMISPYMKLAVEAFGKPEILLVGDPSPYRPWLNVPVALTLFTNKGVDANHYFGNLMYSAAAQMDEAHFRHKNRALYMRLLRRMTVPLRRAFFLRTGEDPSRANRLFSSLFYKMGY